A genomic segment from Lates calcarifer isolate ASB-BC8 linkage group LG13, TLL_Latcal_v3, whole genome shotgun sequence encodes:
- the LOC108881652 gene encoding tetratricopeptide repeat protein 16 isoform X1, with translation MEERKERNDQTQQSLFPTAVSEEELDEARRKSTLKQLFGSSEIFEAPAEERRQRADLQGSLIIQRKAAEHYTNGKEAMEKFQFEKAVICFSKAITLQPEQTQLYVSQGEAYLQLCDFQSAATCYKKAWILEPGSFRDRLAFIYYLQGQCLFDRGLFLDALEAFQKAAEVKPGCRAHAVRSLACLTAAGHHTDCLQLVNDWMESDGPTSDLYILRARLHKQLHQTSQCYQDVKSALALNPTCLEAGALLLQLQQASEQARQKAVDRALTGQLPEALCMINIALENCPQDRRLYLFRGILYRRLKDFTAAIEDLVQAVELSEEEEGEESGVTGRAEARDKKDECVSFEKEVEFQLVLTYNDFAVQCFSSGLYAEATLLLNKAIEEEKSQAGLYLNRGDCFFKQGEWCYALADYQQAEEMMRPDDPAVRLRLAVLHNTLGSLCFQDGRFQEAADMFSLAVQYNPTAGRYYENRSKAFRKLLNFEGARQDFICMLILDPTNEELPPMLMNLFPGCSVSDVLSSPTGQDIRVQLMDIIQAYSSFSEQQRLSEKLEKMTLTSENTASQSEDPCETEKELKLCVNQQEVEINVKSLLQVKEAAL, from the exons atggaggagagaaaggaaagaaatgacCAGACg cagcagagtttatttccCACTGCGgtgtcagaggaggagctggatgaAGCCAGAAGAAAAAGCACCTTGAAGCAGCTTTTTGGCTCCAGTGAAATCTTTGAGGCACCAGCAGAGGAACGCCGTCAAAGAGCAGACCTGCAGGGGAGCCTCATCATTCAGAGAAAGGCTGCAGAGCA TTACACAAATGGAAAAGAGGCGATGGAGAAGTTCCAGTTTGAGAAAGCTGTGATCTGCTTCTCTAAAGCCATCACACTGCAGCCAGAACAG ACTCAGCTGTATGTGAGTCAGGGGGAGGCCTACCTGCAGCTGTGTGACTTCCAGTCAGCAGCAACCTGTTATAAAAAGGCCTGGATCCTGGAGCCCGGATCCTTCAGAGACCGGCTGGCCTTCATCTACTATCTCCAG ggtcagtgtttgtttgaccGAGGTCTTTTCCTAGACGCTCTGGAGGCCTTCCAGAAAGCTGCTGAGGTGAAGCCCGGCTGCAGGGCTCACGCAGTCAGGAG CCTGGcctgtctgacagctgcaggTCACCACACTGACTGTCTGCAGCTGGTGAACGACTGGATGGAGTCAGATGGTccgacctctgacctttacaTCCTCAGAGCCCGACTGCACAAACAGCTCCACCAG ACGTCACAATGTTATCAAGACGTGAAGTCGGCGTTGGCGTTGAACCCGACGTGTCTGGAGGCCGGagcgctgctgctgcagctgcagcaggccaGTGAACAGGCCAGACAAAAGGCCGTGGACAGAGCTTTGACTGGCCAGCTGCCTGAAGCCCTCTGCATGATCAACATCGCTCTGGAGAACTGCCCACAGGACAGACGGCTCTACCTGTTCAG AGGGATTCTGTACCGACGTCTGAAAGACTTCACAGCCGCCATCGAGGACCTGGTCCAGGCTGTGGAGctgagcgaggaggaggagggggaggagagtgGGGTCACAGGTCGAGCAGAGGCCAGAGACAAGAAGGACGAGTGTGTCTCTTTTGAGAAGGAGGTGGAGTTTCAGCTGGTGCTCACCTACAATGACTTTGCTGTTCAGTGCTTCAGTAGTGGCCTGTACGCTGAGGCAACCCTGCTCCTCAACAAGGCCATCGAGGAGGAGAAGAGCCAGGCAGGCCTCTACCTGAACCGAGGAG actgtttctttaAGCAGGGTGAGTGGTGTTATGCTCTGGCTGATTACCAGCAGGCTGAGGAGATGATGCGACCTGATGACCCTGCTGTCCGGCTGCGCCTCGCTGTCCTCCACAACACTCTGGGCTCGCTCTGCTTCCAGGACGG CCGTTTCCAGGAGGCAGCTGACATGTTTTCTCTGGCCGTCCAGTACAACCCCACAGCCGGCCGGTACTACGAGAACAGATCGAAGGCCTTCCGAAAGCTGCTAAACTTCGAGGGAGCCAGGCAGGACTTCATCTGCATGCTGATCCTGGATCCCACCAACGAGGAG ctGCCTCCCATGCTGATGAATCTGTTCCCTGGCTGCAGCGTGTCTGATGTTTTGTCCAGTCCAACAGGACAGGACATCAGAGTCCAGCTGATGGACATCATCCAGGCCTACAGCTCCTTCTCTGAGCAACAAAG ACTGAGTGAGAAGCTTGAAAAGATGACGCTGACCAGTGAGAACACAGCGAGCCAATCAGAGGACCCGtgtgaaacagaaaaggagCTGAAGCTGTGTGTAAACCAACAGGAGGTGGAGATAAATGTGAAGAGCCTTCTGCAG GTGAaggaagcagctctgtga
- the LOC108881652 gene encoding tetratricopeptide repeat protein 16 isoform X2: MEERKERNDQTQSLFPTAVSEEELDEARRKSTLKQLFGSSEIFEAPAEERRQRADLQGSLIIQRKAAEHYTNGKEAMEKFQFEKAVICFSKAITLQPEQTQLYVSQGEAYLQLCDFQSAATCYKKAWILEPGSFRDRLAFIYYLQGQCLFDRGLFLDALEAFQKAAEVKPGCRAHAVRSLACLTAAGHHTDCLQLVNDWMESDGPTSDLYILRARLHKQLHQTSQCYQDVKSALALNPTCLEAGALLLQLQQASEQARQKAVDRALTGQLPEALCMINIALENCPQDRRLYLFRGILYRRLKDFTAAIEDLVQAVELSEEEEGEESGVTGRAEARDKKDECVSFEKEVEFQLVLTYNDFAVQCFSSGLYAEATLLLNKAIEEEKSQAGLYLNRGDCFFKQGEWCYALADYQQAEEMMRPDDPAVRLRLAVLHNTLGSLCFQDGRFQEAADMFSLAVQYNPTAGRYYENRSKAFRKLLNFEGARQDFICMLILDPTNEELPPMLMNLFPGCSVSDVLSSPTGQDIRVQLMDIIQAYSSFSEQQRLSEKLEKMTLTSENTASQSEDPCETEKELKLCVNQQEVEINVKSLLQVKEAAL, from the exons atggaggagagaaaggaaagaaatgacCAGACg cagagtttatttccCACTGCGgtgtcagaggaggagctggatgaAGCCAGAAGAAAAAGCACCTTGAAGCAGCTTTTTGGCTCCAGTGAAATCTTTGAGGCACCAGCAGAGGAACGCCGTCAAAGAGCAGACCTGCAGGGGAGCCTCATCATTCAGAGAAAGGCTGCAGAGCA TTACACAAATGGAAAAGAGGCGATGGAGAAGTTCCAGTTTGAGAAAGCTGTGATCTGCTTCTCTAAAGCCATCACACTGCAGCCAGAACAG ACTCAGCTGTATGTGAGTCAGGGGGAGGCCTACCTGCAGCTGTGTGACTTCCAGTCAGCAGCAACCTGTTATAAAAAGGCCTGGATCCTGGAGCCCGGATCCTTCAGAGACCGGCTGGCCTTCATCTACTATCTCCAG ggtcagtgtttgtttgaccGAGGTCTTTTCCTAGACGCTCTGGAGGCCTTCCAGAAAGCTGCTGAGGTGAAGCCCGGCTGCAGGGCTCACGCAGTCAGGAG CCTGGcctgtctgacagctgcaggTCACCACACTGACTGTCTGCAGCTGGTGAACGACTGGATGGAGTCAGATGGTccgacctctgacctttacaTCCTCAGAGCCCGACTGCACAAACAGCTCCACCAG ACGTCACAATGTTATCAAGACGTGAAGTCGGCGTTGGCGTTGAACCCGACGTGTCTGGAGGCCGGagcgctgctgctgcagctgcagcaggccaGTGAACAGGCCAGACAAAAGGCCGTGGACAGAGCTTTGACTGGCCAGCTGCCTGAAGCCCTCTGCATGATCAACATCGCTCTGGAGAACTGCCCACAGGACAGACGGCTCTACCTGTTCAG AGGGATTCTGTACCGACGTCTGAAAGACTTCACAGCCGCCATCGAGGACCTGGTCCAGGCTGTGGAGctgagcgaggaggaggagggggaggagagtgGGGTCACAGGTCGAGCAGAGGCCAGAGACAAGAAGGACGAGTGTGTCTCTTTTGAGAAGGAGGTGGAGTTTCAGCTGGTGCTCACCTACAATGACTTTGCTGTTCAGTGCTTCAGTAGTGGCCTGTACGCTGAGGCAACCCTGCTCCTCAACAAGGCCATCGAGGAGGAGAAGAGCCAGGCAGGCCTCTACCTGAACCGAGGAG actgtttctttaAGCAGGGTGAGTGGTGTTATGCTCTGGCTGATTACCAGCAGGCTGAGGAGATGATGCGACCTGATGACCCTGCTGTCCGGCTGCGCCTCGCTGTCCTCCACAACACTCTGGGCTCGCTCTGCTTCCAGGACGG CCGTTTCCAGGAGGCAGCTGACATGTTTTCTCTGGCCGTCCAGTACAACCCCACAGCCGGCCGGTACTACGAGAACAGATCGAAGGCCTTCCGAAAGCTGCTAAACTTCGAGGGAGCCAGGCAGGACTTCATCTGCATGCTGATCCTGGATCCCACCAACGAGGAG ctGCCTCCCATGCTGATGAATCTGTTCCCTGGCTGCAGCGTGTCTGATGTTTTGTCCAGTCCAACAGGACAGGACATCAGAGTCCAGCTGATGGACATCATCCAGGCCTACAGCTCCTTCTCTGAGCAACAAAG ACTGAGTGAGAAGCTTGAAAAGATGACGCTGACCAGTGAGAACACAGCGAGCCAATCAGAGGACCCGtgtgaaacagaaaaggagCTGAAGCTGTGTGTAAACCAACAGGAGGTGGAGATAAATGTGAAGAGCCTTCTGCAG GTGAaggaagcagctctgtga
- the slc2a8 gene encoding solute carrier family 2, facilitated glucose transporter member 8, which translates to MDIQSERRRLLDAEGGDEDPTGLMSEQEAYLSKVKNRKLYLATFASVLGPMSFGFVLGYSSPAIPELTKIADPRLRLDDVQASWFGSIVTVGAAVGGLLGGWMVDKIGRKLSLMFCSLPFVFGFTVIIAAQNVWMLYLGRVLTGLASGVTSLVVPLYISEMAHERVRGTLGSCVQLMVVLGIMGVYLAGLFLDWRWLAICSSIPPTLMMVCMCFMPETPRFLLSQGKRREAEEALRFLRGPDAPVEWECARIEDACEEQGSSFQMSDLKDPGVYKPLVIGIMLMVFQQMTGINAIMFYAENIFEQAHFKDSDLASVIVGLIQVVFTAVAALIMDKAGRKVLLIISGVAMAISTTAFGVYFYLMSKMHSTTSLSLLMLDVQSTAGEEPHADLAWLALASMAVFITGFALGWGPIPWLVMSEIFPVKVRGFASAACVLTNWGMAFIVTKTFQDMMSLLTSAGTFWLFASVCIVNVIFTMAFIPETKGKTLEQIEATFRGTSGP; encoded by the exons ATGGACATCCAGAGCGAGAGGAGAAGGCTGCTGGATGCggagggaggagatgaggatCCTACAGGACTCATGTCTGAGCAGGAGGCTTATCTGAG cAAAGTGAAGAACAGGAAGTTGTACCTGGCGACGTTCGCGTCTGTTCTCGGTCCCATGAGCTTCGGCTTCGTGTTGGGCTACAGCTCCCCCGCCATCCCCGAACTCACCAAGATCGCCGACCCCCGGCTGCGGCTGGACGACGTCCAGGCCTCCTGGTTTGGG tcCATAGTGACGGTGGGAGCGGCGGTGGGCGGCCTGCTGGGCGGTTGGATGGTGGATAAGATCGGCAGGAAGCTCAGCCTGATGTTCTGCTCGCTGCCGTTCGTCTTCGGCTTCACCGTCATCATCGCGGCGCAGAACGTGTGGATGCTTTACCTCGGCAGGGTGCTCACCGGCCTTGCCAGCGGAGTCACATCGCTGGTCGTCCCG CTGTACATCTCTGAGATGGCACACGAGCGCGTCCGTGGGACATTAGGCTCCTGTGTGCagctcatggtggtgctagGCATCATGGGAGTTTATCTGGCAG GTCTCTTCCTGGACTGGCGCTGGCTGGCGATCTGCAGCTCCATCCCTCCGACGCTGATGATGGTCTGTATGTGCTTCATGCCGGAGACGCCTCGCTTCCTGCTGTCGCAGGGCAAGAGGCGGGAGGCCGAGGAGGCGCTTCGCTTCCTGCGAGGACCGGACGCCCCCGTCGAATGGGAGTGTGCTCGTATCGAGGACGCCTGTGAGGAGCAG gGTTCTAGTTTCCAGATGTCGGACCTGAAGGACCCTGGTGTCTACAAGCCTCTGGTGATCGGCATCATGCTGATGGTCTTTCAGCAGATGACAGGGATCAATGCTATCATGTTCTACGCTGAGAACATATTTGAACAAGCACATTTTAAG GACAGTGACCTGGCTTCAGTGATCGTGGGTCTGATTCAGGTCGTCTTTACAGCAGTCGCAGCGCTGATCATGGACAAGGCTGGAAGGAAAGTCCTTCTCATCATTTCAG GCGTTGCCATGGCGATCAGCACCACAGCATTCGGGGTTTACTTCTACCTGATGTCCAAAATGCACAGCACCACCTCCCTGAGCCTGTTGATGCTGGACGTCCAGAGCACGGCTGGTGAAGAACCCCACGCTGACCTGGCCTGGCTGGCCCTGGCCAGTATGGCCGTCTTCATCACAG GTTTTGCTCTGGGTTGGGGTCCGATCCCGTGGCTGGTCATGTCGGAGATTTTCCCCGTCAAAGTGAGAGGGTTTGCCAGCGCTGCCTGCGTCCTTACCAACTGGGGCATGGCGTTCATCGTCACCAAAACCTTCCAAGATATGATG AGTCTTCTAACCAGCGCTGGAACCTTCTGGTTGTTCGCCTCTGTGTGCATCGTCAACGTCATCTTCACCATGGCCTTCATCCCAGAAACCAAGGGCAAGACACTGGAGCAAATCGAAGCCACGTTCAGAGGGACATCAGGTCCATGA